One genomic segment of Mycoplasmopsis agalactiae PG2 includes these proteins:
- a CDS encoding class I tRNA ligase family protein, whose protein sequence is MLKIYVCGPTVYNEPHIGNLRPIITFDFMLKAYRELNKEFKFVHNITDVDDKIINKAIQMDVKESEVASFYFKSYQRLLRMLNVNTISKIEKVTKNINVINKYVEKLYQTENAYKDANGNVWFDVLRNKGNYGLVSNQNIDNMVFDENSLLKRFKGDFALWKSTAVGIKFRSSFGMGRPGWHTECSALIDKHFGSDGVDIHGGGMDLTFPHHENENIQHYALYQKQLAKEWIRCGQLNLDCEKMSKSVGNVILAEDFINKYGAAILKLIFFNAKVSASINITSELIENMKAIENKYKKVLFKIFINYKNEILNRENYSKSEFVTKALEAVSQLEFSDFNFMLNNEIKQFNKEPSLERAKDLFFLLSLFHKELTNISFYNRYLEIYDQWRYFIGIKDYKKADKLREKLIKNSLI, encoded by the coding sequence ATGTTAAAAATTTATGTTTGTGGGCCGACTGTTTATAACGAACCTCATATAGGAAATCTAAGGCCAATTATTACTTTTGACTTTATGCTTAAGGCTTATAGGGAATTGAACAAGGAATTTAAATTTGTTCACAACATTACTGATGTTGATGACAAAATCATTAATAAAGCAATTCAGATGGACGTTAAAGAAAGTGAAGTTGCTTCGTTTTATTTTAAAAGCTATCAAAGATTGTTAAGAATGCTTAATGTGAATACAATTAGCAAAATTGAAAAAGTAACTAAAAATATAAATGTCATCAATAAATATGTTGAAAAACTATATCAGACTGAAAATGCATATAAAGATGCAAATGGTAATGTTTGGTTTGATGTTTTAAGAAATAAAGGTAACTATGGACTAGTTTCTAATCAAAATATTGACAATATGGTTTTTGACGAAAACAGCTTGCTTAAAAGGTTTAAAGGCGATTTTGCGCTTTGAAAATCTACAGCAGTAGGCATTAAATTTAGATCTAGTTTTGGTATGGGCAGGCCTGGTTGACACACTGAATGTAGTGCACTTATTGACAAGCATTTTGGAAGCGATGGTGTTGATATCCATGGCGGCGGAATGGATTTAACATTTCCACACCATGAAAATGAAAATATTCAACACTATGCCTTATATCAAAAGCAATTAGCTAAAGAGTGAATTCGTTGTGGGCAGCTTAATCTTGATTGCGAAAAAATGTCTAAATCAGTAGGCAACGTTATACTTGCAGAAGATTTTATAAATAAATATGGAGCAGCAATTTTAAAGTTGATATTTTTCAATGCTAAAGTTAGTGCAAGTATTAATATAACTAGTGAGCTTATTGAAAACATGAAAGCTATTGAAAATAAGTATAAGAAAGTGTTATTTAAGATTTTTATAAATTACAAAAATGAAATTCTTAACAGAGAAAACTACAGTAAATCTGAGTTTGTTACTAAAGCCTTAGAAGCAGTATCACAGCTTGAGTTTTCTGACTTTAACTTTATGCTAAATAATGAAATTAAGCAATTTAATAAAGAACCATCATTAGAGAGGGCAAAAGATTTATTTTTCTTACTTTCACTTTTCCACAAAGAATTAACAAACATAAGTTTTTATAATAGATATTTAGAGATATATGACCAATGACGCTATTTTATAGGCATAAAAGACTATAAAAAAGCCGACAAATTAAGAGAAAAATTAATTAAAAATAGCTTAATTTAA
- the rlmB gene encoding 23S rRNA (guanosine(2251)-2'-O)-methyltransferase RlmB has translation MKKLYMCGKNSVIDAIKAKLPIEAVYVLSKSHADKLKEFSNIKIVVKDASFFKEYNSENHQGYLLFLKDFNYYEIDVIKKDNPKTVLILDHIHDPHNFGAIIRTANAAGIKHIIIPKDRSTDVTSTVLKVSSGGFVGVKIIKVSNIASSIEKLKKWGFWIYSSLLDENAVPYNKVQYAGNCALVVGNEEKGISKPVVNATDVKVYIPQFGTVQSMNVSVATGILLFELVNRSE, from the coding sequence ATGAAAAAATTATATATGTGTGGCAAAAACTCAGTTATAGACGCAATTAAGGCCAAATTGCCAATTGAAGCAGTTTATGTTCTAAGTAAATCACACGCTGATAAACTTAAGGAGTTTTCAAATATAAAAATAGTAGTCAAAGATGCTTCATTTTTTAAAGAATATAACTCAGAAAATCATCAAGGATACTTGCTGTTTTTAAAAGATTTTAATTACTATGAAATAGATGTAATTAAAAAAGATAATCCCAAAACCGTGTTAATTTTAGACCATATACATGATCCGCATAATTTTGGTGCAATCATAAGAACAGCAAATGCAGCAGGAATCAAGCATATTATTATTCCCAAAGATAGATCTACCGATGTTACTTCAACAGTTTTAAAAGTAAGTTCAGGCGGGTTTGTAGGAGTCAAAATCATTAAAGTTAGCAACATTGCCTCAAGCATTGAAAAGCTTAAAAAATGAGGTTTTTGAATTTACTCTTCATTACTAGATGAAAATGCAGTGCCTTATAACAAAGTTCAATATGCAGGCAATTGCGCACTAGTAGTTGGTAATGAAGAAAAAGGCATTTCTAAACCAGTAGTTAATGCAACGGATGTTAAAGTTTATATTCCACAATTTGGTACTGTCCAGTCAATGAATGTATCTGTAGCTACAGGAATTTTATTATTTGAATTAGTTAATAGAAGTGAATAA
- a CDS encoding RNA polymerase sigma factor, which produces MSNLEIIMAINHCLKQEIYNAINKAIFSYKKVPITADDIYNEFLYECPNILRKYRYQSDSNFYAYVSQVVKNFCLNKLNFWLRKKRSIDLNMSSIDEMIYITDDSAENEVYQKAYEEDFKRLFYRYFSKNDVHNIQLLLSKKWSPHSTYKLNLFREIIVSKIITFYSA; this is translated from the coding sequence ATGTCTAATTTAGAAATCATTATGGCAATTAATCATTGCCTAAAACAAGAAATTTATAATGCAATTAACAAGGCTATTTTTTCATATAAAAAAGTGCCAATCACTGCTGATGATATTTACAATGAATTTTTATATGAATGCCCTAATATTTTACGTAAGTATAGATACCAAAGCGATTCTAATTTCTATGCTTATGTTAGCCAAGTAGTCAAAAATTTTTGCTTAAACAAGCTTAATTTTTGACTACGCAAAAAACGCTCTATTGATTTAAACATGTCATCAATTGATGAAATGATTTATATTACTGATGATTCAGCAGAGAATGAAGTCTATCAAAAGGCTTATGAAGAAGACTTTAAGAGGCTGTTTTATAGGTATTTTAGTAAAAATGATGTTCATAATATTCAGCTGCTTTTGTCTAAAAAATGATCACCGCATTCAACATATAAATTGAATCTCTTTAGAGAAATTATTGTTAGCAAAATAATAACTTTTTATTCTGCCTAA
- the rpmG gene encoding 50S ribosomal protein L33, translating into MLRKKVTLSCEECHSMNYSTNKSLMSVDRITVKKFCRKCNKHTMHKEEK; encoded by the coding sequence ATGCTTAGAAAAAAAGTAACACTAAGTTGTGAAGAATGCCACAGCATGAATTATTCCACCAATAAAAGCCTGATGTCAGTTGATAGAATTACAGTTAAAAAGTTTTGTAGAAAATGCAATAAGCACACAATGCACAAGGAAGAAAAATAA
- the secE gene encoding preprotein translocase subunit SecE gives MVKKNKIEAETKEAKKKKFLVRKFVKELKRVRWPSSKKSWAAFVQVIVFSMIFTLIVVGFVTLITFIFTKSGIKTGGV, from the coding sequence ATGGTTAAGAAAAATAAAATTGAAGCAGAGACAAAAGAAGCGAAAAAGAAAAAGTTTTTGGTGCGTAAATTTGTTAAAGAATTAAAAAGAGTTAGATGGCCGTCATCTAAGAAAAGTTGAGCAGCTTTTGTGCAAGTTATTGTTTTCTCAATGATATTTACTTTAATTGTTGTTGGTTTTGTTACTTTAATTACTTTTATTTTCACAAAATCAGGAATTAAAACAGGAGGCGTTTAG
- the nusG gene encoding transcription termination/antitermination protein NusG, which produces MQRFMWYMISTVSGKEDKVVESLKNRIVSEQVEECFNQNATEEGAFKIFRKPVLTTKEAEKKALGEPYKVKMSNMYGGYIFINMDMTDKAWFVVRNTQYVTGLIGSAGKGTKPTPVTKKEIDLAFEKEKQLIEDFNAGKIIDKFTVGEIVEIIDGPFKGTIGKVLEANESIHKVTVEVEHFGKKVPTDFDYSVVESKER; this is translated from the coding sequence ATGCAACGTTTTATGTGATATATGATTAGTACGGTTTCAGGTAAAGAGGACAAGGTTGTTGAGTCTTTAAAAAACCGTATTGTTAGTGAACAAGTTGAAGAGTGTTTTAATCAAAATGCTACTGAAGAAGGCGCATTCAAAATTTTCAGAAAGCCCGTTTTAACCACTAAAGAAGCTGAGAAAAAAGCGCTTGGCGAGCCATATAAAGTTAAGATGAGCAACATGTATGGTGGTTACATTTTCATTAACATGGATATGACTGATAAAGCCTGATTTGTTGTGCGTAACACACAATATGTGACAGGGCTTATTGGTTCTGCTGGAAAAGGAACCAAACCAACTCCTGTTACTAAAAAAGAAATTGATTTAGCCTTTGAAAAGGAGAAACAATTAATTGAAGACTTTAACGCAGGTAAAATAATTGATAAATTTACTGTTGGTGAAATAGTGGAAATTATTGATGGTCCATTCAAGGGCACAATTGGCAAAGTGTTAGAGGCAAATGAATCTATTCACAAAGTTACTGTTGAAGTTGAACACTTTGGCAAAAAAGTTCCAACTGACTTTGATTATTCTGTAGTTGAAAGCAAGGAAAGATAA
- a CDS encoding YihY/virulence factor BrkB family protein: protein MNLYTNKNVKKMNRTYNRMLKKSLFSKNILSVKKSKTSLLEIVIKFFIKIIMLIAVPIRLKKNKNKLSELVGRVYKRFTSREFVFIPVSFAFYSLVSFIPIIMSVSVAISLIPGNFSSLFNDEILRRIIPGLESFINSIPQTWNAKTYILIITLFLASLIISSSGFGKFTYSINYIYKHETTGNYFFNRLKGFLIVVCIALYIFISSLLYLSIYKLFGVHKASDLGRSIYFYIVFSLYLMLNLYVGLSLLFKVSPAFKVPWSSLLPGVLIASLPTMVFITIFGYLTSLIDYYKFGIFGIFMYIALLVSTMSYFMYLGIITNAAFYKTFYSRYTVAKKIWFRKFY from the coding sequence ATGAATCTATACACTAATAAAAATGTTAAGAAAATGAACAGAACATATAATAGGATGCTAAAAAAATCATTATTTAGCAAAAATATTTTGTCTGTTAAAAAATCTAAAACATCGCTTTTGGAAATTGTGATTAAGTTTTTTATCAAAATAATTATGCTAATTGCTGTGCCTATAAGACTAAAGAAGAATAAAAACAAATTAAGCGAGCTTGTGGGTAGAGTTTACAAAAGATTTACTAGCAGGGAATTTGTTTTTATTCCTGTATCATTTGCATTTTATTCACTAGTTTCATTTATACCAATAATAATGAGTGTTAGTGTTGCAATATCATTAATTCCTGGTAATTTTAGTAGCTTATTTAATGATGAAATTCTTAGAAGAATAATTCCAGGACTAGAATCATTTATAAATTCAATACCACAGACTTGAAATGCTAAAACATACATTTTGATAATTACTTTATTTTTAGCTTCTTTAATTATTTCATCTAGTGGTTTTGGTAAGTTTACCTATAGCATAAATTATATTTATAAACATGAAACAACAGGTAATTACTTTTTCAATAGACTCAAAGGATTTTTAATTGTTGTTTGCATAGCACTTTATATTTTCATATCTTCTTTACTATACTTATCAATTTACAAACTGTTTGGAGTGCATAAAGCCAGCGACCTAGGCAGAAGTATTTATTTTTACATTGTTTTTTCACTTTATTTAATGCTCAATTTGTATGTAGGACTATCATTATTGTTTAAAGTCAGTCCTGCATTTAAAGTGCCATGATCATCATTACTTCCTGGAGTGCTTATTGCCTCATTACCAACTATGGTTTTTATAACGATATTTGGATATCTTACATCACTAATTGACTACTATAAATTTGGTATATTTGGAATTTTTATGTATATTGCTTTGCTTGTTTCGACAATGTCTTATTTTATGTATTTAGGCATAATAACAAATGCAGCTTTTTATAAAACATTTTATTCAAGATATACAGTTGCCAAAAAGATATGATTTAGAAAGTTTTATTAG
- the pyrH gene encoding UMP kinase — MDNKYKRILIKLSGEGLVNKEKSLAIDYDLVGDIARQLKQISDRGIQISIVIGGGNFFRGASAEKNGIPRNRADYIGMLATIMNGLALKSGFERIGLKTRIQSSLVVDQKVAENYVNEKTIKYLEEGEVVIFVGGTGRPYFTTDTAATLFASEIGAEVILMGKNGVSGIYDSDPKANKDAKKFGKISYDEILDKKLQVMDLTATSMARDNKINLIIFNINEPNAILRAIDGDIDHTEVIS; from the coding sequence ATGGATAATAAGTACAAAAGAATATTAATTAAACTTTCAGGTGAAGGGTTAGTTAATAAGGAAAAAAGCTTAGCGATCGACTATGATTTAGTTGGTGATATTGCACGCCAATTAAAACAAATTTCAGACAGAGGAATACAAATAAGCATTGTTATTGGTGGTGGCAATTTCTTCAGAGGGGCAAGTGCTGAAAAAAATGGCATTCCTAGAAATAGGGCAGATTATATTGGAATGTTAGCCACAATAATGAACGGTTTAGCATTAAAAAGCGGGTTCGAAAGAATTGGCTTAAAAACTCGTATTCAGTCATCTTTAGTTGTTGACCAAAAAGTTGCTGAAAACTATGTTAATGAAAAAACAATTAAATATTTAGAAGAAGGTGAAGTTGTTATCTTTGTTGGTGGAACAGGAAGACCATATTTCACAACAGATACAGCAGCAACCTTATTTGCCTCTGAAATAGGTGCAGAAGTCATTTTGATGGGCAAAAATGGTGTTTCTGGCATTTATGATTCAGATCCAAAAGCTAACAAGGATGCTAAGAAATTTGGAAAAATTTCTTATGATGAAATTTTGGATAAAAAGCTACAAGTTATGGACTTAACAGCTACAAGTATGGCAAGAGATAATAAAATCAACTTAATTATTTTTAACATCAATGAGCCAAATGCTATTTTAAGAGCTATTGATGGAGATATAGATCACACTGAGGTAATAAGCTAA
- the frr gene encoding ribosome recycling factor, with product MDELFILQLEEEIDKAINHLVFELSKTSTGRANPQLIRGIKINYYDTLTPIEELSNISVPEAQQLLIKPFDATTVRDIIKAITSAQLGINPVDEGSQIRIKFPPLTTERKRELVKSLSKHSETAKVAIRNARQNANKVIKANEEISEDMQKRYLADVQKIVDKNIEHVDELVSKKEKEIMTV from the coding sequence ATGGATGAATTATTTATTTTACAACTAGAAGAAGAAATTGATAAAGCTATAAATCACTTAGTTTTTGAACTTTCAAAAACTTCAACCGGAAGAGCTAATCCACAACTAATTAGAGGCATCAAAATTAATTATTATGACACGCTAACACCAATTGAAGAATTATCAAACATTAGTGTTCCTGAAGCTCAACAATTACTAATTAAGCCTTTTGATGCAACAACTGTTAGAGACATAATAAAAGCTATTACAAGTGCTCAGTTAGGTATTAATCCTGTTGATGAAGGAAGCCAAATTCGTATCAAATTTCCGCCTCTAACAACTGAAAGAAAAAGAGAATTAGTTAAATCATTATCAAAACATTCTGAAACCGCAAAAGTTGCTATTAGAAACGCCCGTCAAAATGCAAATAAAGTAATAAAAGCCAACGAAGAAATTTCTGAAGATATGCAAAAAAGATACTTAGCAGACGTACAAAAAATTGTTGACAAGAACATTGAACACGTTGATGAACTAGTATCTAAAAAAGAAAAAGAAATCATGACAGTTTAA
- a CDS encoding MAG0480 family ComEC-like protein, giving the protein MRRYSISKRHWRKNFFKTKESFSLVNLNLLAFILPIFIHLSIFSNETRCVWIVAYVILAVYINFKNWKCLGTALLAIVFYLCALMPTAFKHLLDDGLYVVQGTIIKSSDNYFIISNSKHNVLVLGSSLTSESKIIQGSLVEVKGNLSKNLSHIKFDKTFMLSNSIKYVVSDPVIKQVSYQTRSLNQLLNAYGADKIYFARYWSTMVFGIGDSQIANTKARLINVSHLLVISGLHFDLLFYFIALLANKIPRKNKASLYFVITILFCYVTLLNSFVSAIRSLIMLFVKHQKKIGNYSFKYYDGWFIALVVVFNLNFDLVFSLSFILSFCCSFILLTLNNLINIKWKILKALIIFALIHLFNLPIIGKINSSLNLLSFVFSIILVPIFEIYYLMSIIFFWSIEFMNFMYYVLDELLNILIDFLFPLTVKAYSSWLLVSINIFTWFIVLFVISVVRNNKKIRQVA; this is encoded by the coding sequence ATGAGACGATATTCAATCTCTAAGAGGCATTGGAGAAAAAACTTTTTCAAAACTAAAGAGAGTTTTAGTCTTGTAAACCTAAATTTATTGGCATTTATTTTGCCTATATTTATTCACCTGTCTATTTTTAGTAATGAAACTAGGTGTGTGTGGATTGTGGCATATGTGATACTAGCAGTGTACATTAATTTTAAAAACTGGAAGTGCTTAGGTACTGCATTGCTAGCTATTGTCTTTTATCTATGCGCTTTGATGCCAACAGCATTTAAGCATCTGCTGGATGATGGATTATATGTTGTTCAAGGGACAATAATTAAGTCCAGTGATAATTATTTTATAATTAGTAATTCAAAGCACAATGTTTTAGTCTTGGGCAGTAGCCTAACATCAGAATCAAAAATTATTCAAGGTTCGCTAGTTGAAGTAAAGGGAAATTTAAGTAAAAATTTGTCCCATATAAAGTTTGATAAAACTTTCATGTTATCTAACTCAATAAAATATGTTGTAAGTGATCCAGTAATTAAGCAAGTATCATATCAAACCCGGAGTCTTAATCAATTATTAAATGCATATGGTGCCGACAAAATTTATTTTGCCAGATACTGAAGTACAATGGTTTTTGGAATAGGTGATTCGCAAATTGCTAATACAAAGGCTAGACTTATAAATGTTTCACATTTATTAGTTATCTCAGGATTACACTTTGACCTATTATTCTATTTTATAGCACTTTTAGCAAACAAGATACCCAGAAAAAATAAAGCATCACTATACTTTGTAATTACAATTTTATTTTGCTATGTTACTTTGCTTAATTCATTTGTTTCAGCAATAAGAAGTTTAATAATGCTGTTTGTCAAACATCAAAAAAAGATTGGTAATTATAGCTTTAAATATTATGATGGATGATTTATAGCACTAGTTGTTGTATTTAACTTAAATTTTGATCTTGTATTTTCGCTTTCTTTTATTCTTTCCTTTTGTTGTTCATTTATTCTGCTTACACTAAACAATTTAATAAATATAAAATGAAAAATTTTAAAGGCTCTAATTATTTTTGCGCTGATACATTTGTTCAATTTGCCGATAATAGGTAAAATAAATTCTTCTTTAAATCTTCTTTCTTTTGTCTTTAGCATTATTCTGGTTCCAATATTTGAAATATACTATTTGATGTCAATAATTTTCTTTTGGAGCATAGAGTTTATGAACTTTATGTACTATGTTTTGGATGAATTATTGAACATCCTGATAGATTTTTTATTCCCATTAACAGTTAAAGCATACTCATCCTGACTATTAGTGTCAATTAACATATTTACCTGATTTATAGTGCTATTTGTCATTAGTGTAGTTAGAAATAATAAAAAAATTAGGCAAGTTGCCTAA
- a CDS encoding MAG0490 family ComEA-like DNA-binding protein translates to MRIKRFVIGSLVLIAVATSTIAITFESNRTSFSKISPSDSDVVAIDVTGAVLFKGRHYFKKGVKLREILNVVKENNADLSNIDMNKEYKNNVKIFIPFLKNNFDNDVNKQIHWLELNDEQQLRKLGISVNVSKQLVQLRRKKSKVKWDDIQSLRGIGEKTFSKLKRVLVL, encoded by the coding sequence ATGAGAATTAAAAGATTTGTAATTGGTTCTTTAGTTTTGATTGCTGTTGCTACTTCTACAATAGCAATTACTTTTGAATCAAATCGTACCTCATTTTCTAAAATTTCGCCAAGTGATAGCGATGTTGTAGCAATCGATGTAACCGGCGCAGTTTTATTTAAAGGAAGGCACTATTTTAAAAAGGGGGTTAAATTAAGAGAAATTTTAAATGTTGTAAAGGAAAATAATGCAGATCTTTCAAATATTGACATGAACAAGGAGTACAAAAATAATGTAAAAATCTTTATTCCATTTTTAAAAAACAATTTTGATAATGATGTTAATAAGCAAATACATTGACTAGAATTAAATGACGAGCAACAACTAAGAAAATTAGGAATTTCTGTAAATGTATCAAAGCAACTAGTTCAGTTAAGAAGAAAGAAATCAAAAGTCAAATGAGACGATATTCAATCTCTAAGAGGCATTGGAGAAAAAACTTTTTCAAAACTAAAGAGAGTTTTAGTCTTGTAA
- a CDS encoding NAD(P)H-dependent glycerol-3-phosphate dehydrogenase encodes MSKKVTIIGTGAWASGLANVLSYNNHKITMWGIDNKEINDINNGINSKYFGDKKFNNPNNVHATDNLEEALNELDLMILAVPSGAIDSVLGQIRNILGTRKIKIVNVAKGIDSKTKKFFSDVLVEKFSDNIEHYCSILGPSFATEVFENALTMINIVGPNQGFLLEVSKTFNNKYFRLIINPNEKGSELFAALKNVLAIGIGAITHMFPYKNTESALLATGAKEIYQIYKALFNSADNNLPLELSAIGDIFLTCSSMKSRNFLFGTQIAQKGLKTVLEANTKTVEGYHNAKILEDILNDNKSISAPFLRSIIDVLYHNKDVKKLTDFIEEYN; translated from the coding sequence ATGTCTAAAAAAGTTACTATAATAGGCACAGGGGCGTGAGCTAGCGGATTGGCAAATGTATTATCTTATAACAACCACAAAATTACAATGTGAGGCATTGATAACAAAGAAATTAATGACATTAACAATGGCATTAATTCTAAATATTTTGGTGATAAAAAGTTCAATAATCCTAATAATGTTCATGCAACTGACAATTTAGAAGAGGCATTAAACGAGCTTGATTTAATGATACTGGCTGTACCATCAGGAGCTATTGATAGTGTTCTTGGTCAAATCAGAAATATTCTAGGAACACGTAAAATTAAGATAGTTAATGTTGCTAAAGGCATAGATTCAAAGACTAAAAAATTCTTTTCTGATGTACTTGTTGAGAAATTTTCAGACAATATTGAACACTATTGCTCAATACTCGGGCCTTCTTTTGCTACTGAAGTATTTGAAAATGCACTAACAATGATCAACATTGTTGGGCCAAATCAAGGCTTCTTGCTTGAAGTATCAAAAACATTTAATAATAAGTATTTTAGATTGATAATTAATCCTAATGAAAAGGGAAGTGAATTATTTGCTGCTCTTAAAAATGTTCTTGCAATAGGCATTGGTGCAATAACACACATGTTTCCTTACAAAAATACTGAATCTGCTTTATTAGCTACAGGTGCAAAAGAAATTTACCAAATTTATAAAGCCTTATTTAACTCTGCTGATAATAACTTGCCATTAGAGCTTTCAGCAATTGGTGACATATTCTTAACTTGCTCTAGCATGAAAAGCAGAAACTTTCTTTTTGGAACACAAATTGCCCAAAAAGGCCTTAAAACAGTGCTAGAAGCAAACACCAAAACAGTTGAAGGCTACCACAATGCCAAAATATTAGAAGATATTTTAAATGATAATAAGTCAATTAGTGCACCATTTTTAAGATCTATTATTGATGTTTTATATCACAACAAGGATGTTAAGAAGTTAACCGATTTCATTGAGGAGTATAATTAA
- the rsmA gene encoding 16S rRNA (adenine(1518)-N(6)/adenine(1519)-N(6))-dimethyltransferase RsmA: MSNDHLQPKAKKKFGQNFLHSDSVIKKIVDIISPEGKQIIEIGPGTGALTKHLVNKCSKLVAFEIDPDMIEFLNQQNYFNSENNMLVHDDFLNANLDQYVYFEVVGNIPYYITSEIIFKLIENRFLFKRATLLVQKEVADRIVAAPNSYEYSKLSITCQYVAKVKKELFVSKNNFSPIPKVDSAIVTFDFYQNHNDNYEQLKDFFKLCFSARRKKLIWSLKQVYSQEKILNAYSLLNISENIRIQQLDLETIRQLYVELETK; encoded by the coding sequence ATGTCTAATGATCATCTTCAACCAAAAGCTAAGAAGAAATTTGGACAAAATTTCTTGCATAGTGACTCAGTTATTAAAAAAATAGTTGATATTATTAGCCCTGAAGGCAAGCAAATTATTGAAATTGGCCCAGGAACTGGGGCTTTGACCAAACACCTTGTAAATAAATGCTCAAAGTTAGTTGCCTTTGAAATTGACCCAGATATGATCGAGTTTTTAAACCAGCAAAATTATTTTAATTCAGAAAATAATATGCTTGTTCATGATGACTTTTTAAATGCTAATTTAGACCAATATGTCTATTTTGAAGTGGTAGGCAACATTCCTTACTATATTACTAGTGAGATAATATTTAAATTAATTGAGAATAGATTTTTGTTCAAGCGGGCAACACTGTTAGTTCAGAAGGAAGTAGCTGACAGAATAGTTGCAGCGCCTAATAGCTATGAATATTCTAAATTGAGTATAACTTGTCAATATGTGGCTAAAGTTAAAAAAGAGTTGTTTGTAAGCAAAAATAACTTTAGCCCTATTCCAAAGGTAGATTCAGCAATTGTTACATTTGATTTTTATCAAAATCATAACGACAATTACGAACAATTAAAAGACTTTTTCAAACTTTGCTTCAGTGCAAGAAGAAAAAAACTGATTTGGTCTTTAAAACAGGTTTATTCGCAAGAAAAAATACTAAATGCTTACAGCCTGTTGAATATAAGTGAAAACATCAGAATTCAACAGCTAGACTTAGAAACTATAAGGCAATTATATGTTGAGCTAGAAACAAAATAG
- a CDS encoding TatD family hydrolase — protein MSIKYIDCHTHSIKEYYKDNFQVIEKAYFKGVAAMLITGCDPKENLEVLNICSHFDYTFPVIGVHPNNSTGAIDGEIVESQLTKDVVAIGEIGLDYHYPDTKKDVQKESFIAQIKVAQRHNLPVVVHMKDSYEDLYEILSQFNDVKFMIHTFSGNLYWAKKFNDLGCYFSFSAIATYKNNSSLLEVLQYLPVDKILTETDAPYLPPASKRGMLNYPNYVKHTANYIAGVKGLSIEKFTDKVLKNAKRLFKINV, from the coding sequence ATGAGCATAAAATATATTGATTGTCATACTCATTCAATTAAAGAGTATTATAAAGATAATTTCCAAGTGATTGAAAAGGCCTATTTTAAAGGTGTAGCGGCTATGCTTATAACTGGGTGTGATCCTAAAGAAAACCTTGAAGTATTAAACATTTGCTCACACTTTGACTACACTTTTCCAGTAATTGGTGTGCATCCAAATAATTCAACTGGAGCAATTGATGGTGAGATTGTTGAGAGTCAGCTAACTAAAGATGTTGTTGCTATTGGTGAAATTGGACTAGACTATCACTATCCAGATACCAAAAAAGATGTTCAAAAAGAATCATTTATTGCCCAAATTAAAGTCGCTCAGAGACATAATTTGCCTGTTGTTGTACATATGAAAGACTCTTATGAAGATTTGTATGAAATACTTAGTCAATTTAATGATGTTAAGTTTATGATTCATACATTTAGTGGGAATTTATATTGAGCAAAAAAATTTAATGATTTAGGTTGTTACTTCAGTTTTAGTGCAATTGCAACTTACAAAAATAATTCGTCTTTATTAGAAGTTTTGCAATATCTTCCTGTTGATAAAATACTCACTGAGACTGATGCTCCATACTTACCACCAGCAAGTAAGCGAGGGATGCTAAATTATCCAAATTACGTTAAGCATACAGCAAACTATATCGCAGGCGTTAAAGGTTTATCAATTGAGAAATTTACTGACAAAGTATTAAAAAATGCAAAGAGGTTATTTAAAATCAATGTCTAA